From the Nitrobacter hamburgensis X14 genome, one window contains:
- a CDS encoding tyrosine-type recombinase/integrase codes for MAVMNLTEARIRELPLNSGIWRDEQVKGLMLVCHATTKTFAVQGDVRRNGRHVRTVRVKIDRADRIGLREARNRAKAIMSQIQSGVDPTAGPEETGITVAQALETHLGEKPFREATVESYKYNVDHYLTRIRNRAVVDLSRSEVRDIYERLRTLKGQTVAICVMRTLRAVINTAMRLDETITGNPVAAIRLPTPKRREVDAIDLTAWWEATETLSPIRRDLHRAFMLTGARRSSLLQVRRNDVDFERGVIVFKHMKTSDQAMMFPMGTYLKDMLKARLETDAPLNSEWLWPSPTSASGKVEEPKEPRRDLPSPHEYRHLARTMYIAAGVPYAESALLLGQKLPGASGGYVHAEHLVEHLRPHAQALETKVMAARK; via the coding sequence ATGGCCGTCATGAACCTGACCGAGGCTCGCATCCGCGAGCTTCCCCTCAACTCTGGAATTTGGCGCGATGAGCAGGTCAAGGGCCTGATGCTCGTCTGCCACGCCACCACCAAGACCTTTGCGGTACAGGGCGACGTTCGCAGGAACGGACGCCATGTGCGGACCGTGCGAGTCAAGATCGACCGGGCGGATCGGATCGGCCTCCGCGAGGCCCGCAACCGGGCCAAGGCCATCATGTCGCAGATTCAGTCGGGCGTGGACCCGACCGCGGGACCGGAGGAGACCGGCATCACCGTTGCGCAGGCGCTTGAAACGCATCTCGGCGAGAAGCCGTTCCGCGAGGCGACGGTCGAGAGCTACAAATACAATGTCGATCATTATTTGACCCGCATCAGAAACCGGGCCGTGGTCGACCTCTCGCGCTCGGAGGTTCGGGACATCTACGAGCGCCTGCGAACCTTGAAGGGGCAGACCGTCGCCATTTGCGTGATGCGAACCTTGCGGGCGGTCATCAATACGGCGATGCGGTTGGACGAGACGATCACCGGCAATCCGGTGGCGGCGATCCGCCTGCCGACGCCGAAGCGGCGGGAGGTGGATGCAATCGACCTTACGGCTTGGTGGGAGGCGACCGAAACCTTGAGCCCGATCCGGCGCGATCTGCACCGCGCCTTCATGCTTACCGGAGCGCGGCGTTCGTCTCTCTTGCAGGTGCGACGGAATGACGTGGATTTCGAGCGGGGCGTGATCGTTTTCAAGCACATGAAGACCAGCGACCAGGCGATGATGTTTCCGATGGGGACTTATCTCAAGGACATGCTGAAGGCCCGGCTTGAGACGGATGCACCTTTGAACAGCGAATGGCTGTGGCCGTCGCCTACGAGTGCGAGCGGCAAGGTCGAGGAGCCGAAGGAGCCGCGCCGGGATTTGCCGAGCCCGCACGAATACCGGCATCTGGCCCGCACCATGTATATCGCGGCGGGCGTGCCCTACGCCGAGAGCGCCTTGCTGCTCGGACAGAAGCTCCCCGGCGCATCCGGTGGCTATGTCCATGCCGAACACCTCGTCGAGCACCTGCGCCCTCATGCCCAGGCGCTTGAGACGAAGGTCATGGCCGCTCGAAAATGA
- a CDS encoding type II toxin-antitoxin system Phd/YefM family antitoxin, with product MDEECHYEELSLNNAKAVLSAPVDRAVAGEPTIITRHGREEAILVSFEEWERMSKAPSFTDLPLAFPAS from the coding sequence ATGGACGAGGAATGTCATTATGAAGAACTCTCGCTCAACAACGCGAAGGCGGTATTGTCCGCTCCGGTTGATCGCGCTGTTGCGGGCGAGCCGACCATCATCACGCGGCACGGCCGTGAGGAAGCCATCCTCGTCTCCTTCGAGGAATGGGAGAGGATGTCAAAAGCGCCGAGCTTCACGGACTTGCCGCTGGCATTCCCGGCGAGCTAG